The following are encoded together in the Hyalangium minutum genome:
- the ggt gene encoding gamma-glutamyltransferase, with amino-acid sequence MRRLLPAACAGVLLAVSCVHDKSASSSPVPAPPSTPQATGRGGAASTIDVRATAAAIEMLKSGGNAVDAAVAAASVIGVTDLYSCAIAGGGFMVIYLADEQRVVTVDHRETAPRALNRSHFYENGAPIPFPELMASGLSTGVPGNVRGWELALERYGTKKLSDVLQPAIRVAEQGFEVDSFFFEQTSRNLDRFKMFSSTAQLLLTPEGKPYPVGSVFKNPDLAKTYRLVAEGGSRAFYRGEIAKAIVETLAHPPVVPGAPKKVRPGVMQLSDLADYEARIREPVKSTYRGYTLYGMGAPTSGSIAVELALNLLEADEPASMSRVDFLQRYIEASRLAFADRSAYVADPEFVDVPVSGLLSKAYAAERRKAMDLTKAATREVPPGNPFAFQEDPSFVPRAEVGASPSLVSVLDVPNRETTHISTSDKAGNIVSYTCTIESEGGSGIAVPGYGFMLNNEVTDFDVPPNPAAPHANIPEPGKRPRSSMAPTLVFKDGKPLLTLGSPGGSTIITTVLQTLVNHLDLGMPLLEAVGAPRVSQRNVPDGSSQAEPEFIASPEGAALQAKGYVFRDVTPMGGQIGATTAIRFNDDGTVTAVAEPRRRGGGSAMVVEETGK; translated from the coding sequence ATGCGCAGACTCCTCCCCGCAGCGTGTGCCGGTGTGTTGCTGGCCGTCTCCTGTGTCCACGACAAGTCGGCCTCCTCTTCCCCCGTGCCTGCGCCTCCGTCCACGCCCCAAGCCACCGGGCGCGGCGGCGCGGCCTCCACCATCGACGTGCGAGCCACCGCGGCCGCCATCGAGATGCTCAAGAGCGGTGGCAACGCTGTGGACGCGGCGGTGGCTGCGGCGAGCGTCATCGGTGTGACGGACCTGTACTCCTGTGCCATCGCGGGCGGGGGCTTCATGGTCATCTACCTGGCCGATGAGCAGCGCGTCGTCACCGTGGACCACCGCGAGACGGCGCCTCGGGCTCTGAACCGCAGTCACTTCTACGAGAACGGCGCGCCCATTCCCTTTCCCGAGCTGATGGCCAGCGGGCTCTCCACGGGCGTGCCCGGCAATGTGCGCGGCTGGGAGCTGGCCCTGGAGCGCTACGGCACGAAGAAGCTCTCCGACGTCCTCCAGCCCGCCATCCGCGTGGCCGAGCAGGGCTTCGAGGTGGACTCGTTCTTCTTCGAGCAGACCTCGCGCAACCTGGACCGCTTCAAGATGTTCTCCAGCACTGCCCAGCTCCTGCTGACGCCCGAGGGAAAGCCGTACCCCGTGGGCTCGGTGTTCAAGAACCCGGACCTGGCGAAGACGTACCGGCTGGTGGCCGAGGGCGGCAGTCGCGCCTTCTATCGAGGTGAGATCGCCAAGGCCATCGTGGAGACGCTGGCGCATCCGCCGGTGGTGCCCGGCGCCCCGAAGAAGGTACGCCCGGGCGTGATGCAGCTGTCGGATCTGGCGGACTACGAGGCGCGCATTCGCGAGCCCGTGAAGAGCACTTACCGTGGCTACACCCTCTACGGCATGGGCGCGCCCACCAGTGGAAGTATTGCCGTGGAGCTGGCCCTGAACCTGCTCGAGGCGGATGAGCCCGCCTCCATGAGCCGGGTGGATTTCCTCCAGCGCTATATCGAAGCCTCGCGGCTGGCCTTCGCGGACCGGAGCGCTTACGTCGCTGACCCGGAGTTCGTGGACGTGCCCGTGTCCGGGCTGCTCTCGAAGGCCTATGCGGCCGAGCGGCGCAAGGCGATGGACCTGACGAAGGCGGCCACGCGCGAGGTGCCTCCGGGCAACCCCTTCGCCTTCCAGGAGGATCCGAGCTTCGTTCCTCGCGCGGAGGTGGGGGCTTCTCCCTCGCTCGTGTCGGTGCTGGATGTGCCCAACCGGGAGACCACGCACATCTCCACCTCGGACAAGGCAGGCAACATCGTCTCCTATACGTGCACCATCGAGTCTGAGGGCGGCAGTGGCATCGCCGTTCCGGGCTATGGGTTCATGCTCAACAACGAGGTGACGGACTTCGACGTGCCCCCGAACCCGGCCGCCCCGCACGCCAACATCCCCGAGCCCGGCAAGCGCCCTCGCAGCAGCATGGCTCCCACGCTCGTGTTCAAGGACGGCAAGCCTCTGCTGACGCTCGGCAGCCCCGGGGGCAGTACCATCATCACCACCGTGCTGCAGACGCTCGTGAACCACCTGGACCTCGGTATGCCGCTGCTGGAGGCCGTGGGCGCTCCCCGCGTCTCCCAGCGCAACGTGCCTGATGGCTCCAGCCAGGCCGAGCCCGAGTTCATCGCCTCGCCCGAGGGCGCCGCGCTCCAGGCAAAGGGCTACGTGTTCCGCGATGTGACTCCCATGGGCGGCCAGATTGGCGCCACCACCGCCATCCGCTTCAACGACGACGGCACCGTCACCGCCGTGGCCGAGCCCCGGCGCCGCGGTGGAGGGAGCGCCATGGTCGTCGAAGAAACTGGTAAGTGA
- a CDS encoding NAD(P)/FAD-dependent oxidoreductase, with amino-acid sequence MVILGAGFGGLQAAKALARAPVKVTVVDRYNHHLFQPLLYQVATSVLNPGDISAPIRTVLHAPNTTVLLAEARSIDAERKVVITEAGELPYDFLVVATGATHSYFGHPEWAQFAPGLKTIDDALEIRRRVLLAFEAAERETDPERQREWMTFVIIGGGPTGVELAGALADLTHITLPQDFRRIDTTQARVLLLEGLPRVLTVYPEELSERARRDLQARGVEVRTGAMVTNVDAHGVQVGDGRISARTVLWGAGVAASPLVRSLGVPLDKAGRVKVTPNLEVPGREGLFVIGDVASILQDGKPVPGVAPAAMQMGRHTAQNIRRQIQGQPLLSFRYNDRGSFAVVGRGAAVGLTLHEKIRVKGWPAYLAWAGIHIFFLIGFRNRASVMLQWLYYFVTRRRKVRLITGGPSDELLPHSVAVPSLAEGSRSATPAHVH; translated from the coding sequence GTGGTCATCCTGGGCGCGGGCTTCGGCGGGCTGCAGGCCGCCAAGGCGCTGGCCCGTGCCCCTGTGAAGGTGACAGTGGTGGACCGCTACAACCATCACCTCTTCCAGCCCCTGCTCTACCAGGTGGCCACCTCCGTGCTGAACCCCGGAGACATCTCCGCTCCCATCCGCACCGTGCTGCACGCGCCCAATACCACCGTGCTGCTCGCCGAGGCGCGCTCCATCGACGCCGAGCGCAAGGTGGTGATCACGGAAGCCGGAGAGCTGCCCTATGACTTCCTGGTGGTCGCCACCGGGGCCACGCACTCGTACTTCGGGCACCCGGAGTGGGCGCAGTTCGCTCCGGGGCTGAAGACCATTGATGACGCGCTGGAGATCCGCCGCCGCGTGCTGCTGGCGTTCGAGGCCGCCGAGCGCGAGACGGATCCGGAGCGCCAGCGCGAGTGGATGACCTTCGTCATCATCGGAGGCGGGCCCACGGGCGTGGAGCTGGCCGGAGCGCTCGCGGACCTGACGCACATCACGCTGCCCCAGGACTTCCGCCGCATCGATACCACCCAGGCGCGCGTTCTCCTGCTGGAGGGACTGCCGCGCGTGCTCACCGTCTACCCGGAGGAGCTCTCCGAGCGGGCCCGGCGCGATCTCCAGGCGCGCGGCGTGGAGGTCCGCACGGGCGCGATGGTGACGAACGTGGATGCCCACGGTGTCCAGGTGGGGGATGGCCGGATCTCCGCTCGCACGGTGTTGTGGGGAGCCGGCGTGGCGGCTTCGCCCCTCGTGCGCTCGTTGGGTGTGCCGCTGGATAAGGCGGGCCGTGTGAAGGTGACGCCGAACCTGGAGGTGCCTGGCCGAGAGGGCCTCTTCGTCATTGGAGACGTGGCGTCGATCCTCCAGGACGGAAAGCCCGTGCCCGGAGTGGCTCCCGCCGCCATGCAGATGGGGCGGCACACGGCCCAGAACATTCGCCGCCAGATACAGGGCCAGCCTCTGCTGTCGTTCCGCTACAACGATCGAGGCTCCTTCGCGGTGGTGGGGCGCGGCGCGGCCGTGGGCCTCACCCTGCACGAGAAGATCCGCGTCAAGGGGTGGCCAGCCTACCTCGCGTGGGCAGGCATCCACATCTTCTTCCTCATCGGCTTCCGCAATCGCGCGTCGGTGATGTTGCAGTGGCTCTACTACTTCGTCACCCGGCGGCGGAAGGTGCGGCTCATCACCGGCGGGCCCAGCGACGAGCTGCTGCCGCACTCGGTCGCCGTGCCTTCCCTGGCCGAGGGGAGCCGGAGCGCAACGCCCGCGCACGTGCACTGA
- a CDS encoding putative toxin-antitoxin system toxin component, PIN family — MLLEFNMSRPSPAPLSFPLPVVLDTNVVLDLLVFDDPVSRPLAEALAQGSLIAWADAETLLELERVLTLPIFKLDEVRQRDVYARYLSQVRQVPASIQEPLPELPRCRDRDDQKFLLLTARAGAAWLVSKDKRVLSLADRHGLPFTIVSPRQAVERLMPL; from the coding sequence ATGCTGCTGGAATTCAACATGTCCCGGCCCTCCCCTGCCCCGCTCTCGTTTCCACTCCCCGTGGTGCTCGACACCAACGTGGTCCTGGATCTGCTGGTGTTCGACGACCCGGTCAGCCGTCCGCTGGCGGAAGCCCTCGCGCAGGGCTCGCTCATCGCCTGGGCGGACGCGGAGACCCTCCTGGAGCTGGAGCGGGTGCTCACCCTGCCCATCTTCAAGCTGGACGAAGTCCGCCAGCGCGACGTCTACGCCCGCTACCTGAGCCAGGTGCGCCAGGTGCCCGCCTCGATCCAGGAGCCCCTTCCCGAGCTACCCCGGTGCCGGGATCGAGACGATCAGAAGTTCCTCCTGCTCACGGCGCGCGCGGGCGCGGCCTGGCTCGTGAGCAAGGACAAGCGGGTGCTCTCCCTCGCGGATCGCCACGGCCTGCCGTTCACGATCGTCTCTCCAAGACAGGCGGTGGAGCGGCTGATGCCGCTCTGA
- a CDS encoding M28 family metallopeptidase has protein sequence MTPWSASKLTSLTLAAVLLFSGRGQAQDSGPIEPARLSQIVKVLASDEFMGRAPGGPAEQKTLEYIIQQFKAVGLEPGGENGGWTQKVPLVRFQMGDNVTLKLLSGGKTVSLRQGQEVMVNTQRPLQRVKIDKVPLVFVGYGVSAAERGWDDFKSTDVRGKIAVFLINDPDFEAQEGEAVRGKFGGQAATYYARWTYKFEEAARRGAIGALIVHDTPGAGYGWSTVTAGNGQSFDIVRAQPEKEKVLMQGWIHRDAAAALFARSGLDLERLKVEARKASFKPVLLKGVSLSADYALTHARADSQNVIGRLPGSKRPQESIMYGGHWDAYGVGPADASGSTVRHGAVDDAIGIAGMIEIARAFQQGPRPERSLVFAAWTAEEPGLLGSEYYGRHPLQPLDTMVANLTVDILQTAGLSRDVVLVGHGQNELEDALAQAAARQGRTVTPDAKPERGLFYRADHFSLAKRGVPVLLLMALGGGHDLVNGGREAGDRWVADYTARCYHQPCDAWSDSWDLRGAAQDVQLLYDIGRELASSDRWPAWKSGSEFKEIRDRSAAARKFVKGSP, from the coding sequence ATGACTCCTTGGAGCGCTTCGAAGCTCACTTCTCTGACCCTCGCCGCCGTTCTCCTGTTCTCGGGGAGAGGGCAGGCTCAGGACTCTGGGCCCATTGAGCCCGCGCGGCTGTCGCAGATCGTCAAGGTGCTCGCTTCGGATGAGTTCATGGGCCGTGCTCCGGGCGGCCCGGCCGAGCAGAAAACCCTGGAGTACATCATCCAGCAGTTCAAAGCAGTGGGGCTGGAGCCTGGCGGCGAGAACGGTGGATGGACCCAGAAGGTTCCGCTCGTCCGCTTCCAGATGGGCGACAACGTCACCCTGAAGCTGCTTTCGGGGGGCAAGACGGTCTCGTTGCGGCAGGGCCAGGAGGTGATGGTCAACACCCAGCGTCCCCTCCAGCGCGTGAAGATCGACAAGGTCCCGCTGGTGTTCGTGGGCTATGGCGTCTCCGCCGCAGAGCGGGGCTGGGATGACTTCAAGAGCACGGACGTCCGCGGAAAGATCGCCGTCTTCCTGATCAACGACCCCGATTTTGAAGCCCAGGAGGGCGAGGCTGTCCGGGGGAAGTTCGGAGGACAGGCGGCCACCTACTACGCCCGGTGGACCTACAAGTTCGAGGAGGCCGCCCGTCGCGGCGCCATCGGGGCGCTGATCGTCCATGACACTCCCGGCGCCGGTTACGGCTGGTCCACCGTTACCGCCGGCAACGGCCAGAGCTTCGACATCGTCCGCGCCCAGCCTGAGAAGGAGAAGGTCCTGATGCAGGGCTGGATTCACCGTGACGCCGCTGCCGCGCTGTTCGCTCGCTCGGGCTTGGACCTCGAGAGGCTCAAGGTCGAGGCGCGCAAGGCCAGCTTCAAGCCCGTGCTCCTCAAGGGCGTCAGCCTCTCCGCCGACTACGCCCTGACCCACGCTCGTGCCGACAGCCAGAATGTGATTGGCCGGCTGCCTGGCTCGAAGCGTCCCCAAGAGTCGATCATGTACGGCGGCCACTGGGATGCCTATGGCGTGGGTCCGGCTGACGCCTCCGGCAGCACTGTCCGCCACGGTGCCGTGGATGACGCCATCGGCATCGCGGGGATGATCGAGATCGCTCGCGCGTTTCAGCAGGGGCCTCGGCCCGAGCGCTCTCTGGTCTTCGCCGCCTGGACCGCCGAGGAGCCAGGACTGCTCGGCTCGGAGTACTACGGCAGGCATCCGCTGCAGCCCCTCGACACCATGGTGGCGAACCTGACCGTGGACATTCTCCAGACCGCGGGGCTGTCCCGGGATGTGGTGCTCGTCGGCCATGGACAGAATGAGCTGGAGGATGCGCTCGCCCAGGCCGCTGCTCGCCAGGGGCGCACCGTCACGCCCGATGCGAAGCCCGAGCGAGGTCTGTTCTACCGCGCTGACCATTTCTCCCTGGCCAAGCGCGGTGTGCCCGTGTTGCTGCTCATGGCCCTGGGCGGCGGGCATGACCTGGTGAACGGAGGCCGCGAGGCCGGTGATCGCTGGGTCGCCGATTACACCGCGCGCTGCTACCACCAGCCCTGCGATGCGTGGAGCGACAGCTGGGACCTCCGAGGCGCCGCCCAGGATGTGCAGCTTCTCTATGACATCGGCCGCGAGCTGGCCTCGTCGGACCGCTGGCCCGCGTGGAAGTCCGGGTCGGAGTTCAAAGAGATTCGGGATCGGTCCGCTGCCGCCCGGAAGTTTGTTAAAGGGAGCCCATGA
- a CDS encoding DUF4180 domain-containing protein, with protein sequence MNAQIMELEGIRILELPEDGPVVQDASSLLSLAFEHQADMMTIPAARLGESFFKLATGVAGELVQKFTTYRIRLTILGDISAQVANSNALRSFVYEANKGSQLWFLENREALVERLARGSQSPTSRS encoded by the coding sequence ATGAACGCTCAAATCATGGAGCTGGAAGGCATCCGCATCCTCGAACTGCCCGAGGACGGGCCGGTGGTGCAGGACGCTTCGAGCCTACTCAGTCTGGCTTTCGAGCATCAGGCCGACATGATGACCATTCCCGCCGCTCGACTGGGAGAGTCCTTCTTCAAGCTCGCCACAGGTGTGGCGGGCGAGCTTGTCCAGAAGTTCACCACCTACCGCATCCGGTTGACCATCTTGGGCGACATCTCGGCCCAGGTGGCGAACAGCAACGCGCTCCGGAGCTTCGTCTACGAGGCGAACAAGGGCAGCCAGCTCTGGTTCCTGGAAAATCGCGAGGCCCTCGTGGAGCGCCTCGCGCGCGGCTCGCAGTCTCCCACTTCGCGGAGCTAG
- a CDS encoding glutathione S-transferase family protein, protein MTSNRHVVLFYNPSSRAAGVRILLEELNADYELQVLSLQAGDSRKPEFLAINPMGKIPTIKHGDVVVTEQAAIYMYLAELYSEAGLSPAVGSPLRGPYLRWMVFYGSCFEPALMDRSMKHESVAPGTSPYGDFDTMLTTLKQQLSKGPWLLGDTFTAADVLWGTALAWTTGFKLVPESPEIKAYIERVNARPALARARAKDAELSAKKA, encoded by the coding sequence ATGACCTCCAACCGCCATGTCGTCCTCTTCTACAATCCCTCCTCGCGCGCCGCCGGCGTGCGGATCCTCCTCGAAGAGCTCAACGCCGATTATGAGCTCCAGGTGCTCAGCCTGCAGGCCGGTGACTCGCGCAAGCCGGAGTTCCTGGCCATCAACCCGATGGGTAAGATCCCTACCATCAAGCATGGCGACGTGGTCGTAACCGAGCAGGCCGCCATCTACATGTACCTGGCCGAGCTCTACTCCGAGGCGGGGCTGTCGCCCGCAGTGGGCAGCCCGCTCCGGGGGCCGTACCTGCGCTGGATGGTGTTCTACGGCTCCTGCTTCGAGCCCGCTCTGATGGATCGCTCCATGAAGCACGAGTCCGTCGCGCCCGGCACTTCTCCCTACGGCGACTTCGACACGATGCTCACCACCTTGAAGCAGCAGCTCTCCAAGGGGCCTTGGCTCCTGGGTGACACCTTCACGGCCGCCGATGTCCTCTGGGGCACCGCGCTCGCCTGGACCACCGGCTTCAAGCTCGTGCCCGAGTCTCCGGAGATCAAGGCTTATATCGAGCGGGTCAATGCCCGCCCCGCACTGGCTCGCGCTCGCGCGAAGGACGCGGAACTCTCTGCGAAGAAGGCGTAG